TTAGAAAAGCCCCCTCTATTTTCTAAATAAATTGAATATATGAAGTTTAATCAAAGTATTCTAAAAACGCAATTATTTTCGCTCAAGTAAACTTAATTTTTCGACAAACGATCGCTCAGAATTCCGTATCCAAACATAATAAAAAAGCGGCACATTGCTATGCCGCTTCAGTCGTTGTTTTGCTCTTACAGATGTTTGCCTACAGTTGCCATGAGCGCTTCTTTTGGTTGGAAGCCGATCACTTTGTCTACTGGTTGACCGTCTTTGAATACGATCAGGGTTGGGATGGACATTACGCCAAAACGACCAGCAGAATCTGGGTTGTCATCCACGTTTACTTTGACGATTTTGAGCTGGGAGCCCACTTCACCGTCGATTTGCTCCAGTACAGGAGCGATCATTTTGCAAGGGCCGCACCATGGAGCCCAGAAGTCAACCAGGACTGTACCGCCTTGCTCTACTTCCTGGGAAAAGTTTTGATCAGTAGCATTTACAATTGCCATGAGAAGTTACCTCCTTGAATTTCAATTGCTAAATAAAGGTTCCTAACGGTAATCAGTATATCATTCAAACACCAAATTGACTACGCCGCTCCACACTTTGCCCTGCACTTCTCACTTTAGTTTGTCCAGTATGTCTGCACCTTATTGCCCGACTTGTTTGAGCCGGTTAATCTCCCTTTCGTGGTCACTAACTTTCCGATGCAGCAGATCAAGGTCTGCATCGATATGTTTATTTTGGCGTTCCAGTCTATCCAATCGGCGCGTAGCGTCATCGCGGAATTCGTACATTTCATCGCGAAACGCGTACATCTCCTCACGAAAATCATACATCTCTGTCTTAAATTCGCGTAGCTCCTCCTGCGTTTCTTTAACCAGCCGGTTATTCTCCGCCACCATGTGTATCAGTTGTTGCAAAAGCTGTTCGCTCATCCCGATCACCTCTCCTTACTGCCTATTATACCAAGCAAGGAAAGCATAAAGTAAGCCTTGCGGACAAAAAAAGCGCCCCCAAAAGGAGCGCCTAGTCATCATCTTTATATTAAACCAACACTTTTTTAAACTCAGCCGTCAGCAATGGCAGCACTTCGAACAGGTCACCTACGATACCATAATCAGCCACTTGGAAGATTGGCGCTTCCGGATCTTTGTTGATGGCAACAATGACTTTCGAGCTGGACATACCAGCCAAGTGCTGAATCGCTCCCGAAATCCCGCATGCGATGTACAGATCAGGTGTAACAACCTTACCTGTCTGTCCGATCTGCATGGAGTAATCGCAATAGTCTGCGTCACAAGCGCCACGAGATGCACCAACAGCTGCACCAAGTACTTCCGCCAGATCGTTCAACGGCTGGAAGCCTTCTGCACTCTTCACGCCGCGTCCACCGGAAATCACGACTTTTGCTTCGGAAAGGTCTACTTTGCCGCTTGTTTTTCTTACAACTTCTTTTACAATCGTGCGCAAATCCTTGATTTCCAATTCAACGGGTACCACCACTGCCGTTTTCGAAGAGTCAGCAGCGCTGATGGCAATGTTGTTTGGACGAATCGTAATAAATGTTGTTCCATCAACGAATTTGCGTGTTTGCGTTGCTTTTCCTGCATAGATCGGGCGAACAAATACTGGGCCCGCTTCTACACTTGTTACGTCCGAAACCAGACCGTAACCGAGTCGCGCTGCTACGCGAGGTGCGATGTCACGACCGATCGCGGTGTGACCCAAAACAACTGCATCTGGAGAAGCTAGCTCAATCAACTGCGTGAGTGCCTGCACATACGCATCTGGCGTGTACTGTGCCAGCGCTGTATGATTAGCCGTATACACCGTGCTCGCACCATGCTGACCCAATGTCACTGCATGCGTTGCTGCATCTACTCCGAATACACCTGCTACAATTTCGCCGCCCTCAGCCAATGCTTGTGCTGCAGTCAATGCTTCCAGCGACACGTTGCGAAGTTGTCCGTCACGTACTTCTGCCAATACAAGTACTTTTTTCATGGATATCCTCTCCCTCTCGCTTAGATCACTTTCGCTTCATTGCGCAACAGTTGCACCAATTCCGACGTTTGAGCTGCCAATTCGCCAGAGAGAATGCGGCCCGCCTGTTTTTTCGGAGGCAATGTCTGATCGACGATTTCTGTCTTTGCTTTTGCCTCATCGGCTGTAATTCCCAAATCATCTGCGCCGAGTCTATCCAAAGGTTTTTTCTTCGCTTTCATGATACCTGGGAGAGAAGGATAGCGCGGCTCGTTTAGTCCTTGCTGAGCCGTAATCAAAACAGGAAGGCTCGTCTCCACGACTTCCAGGTCTCCTTCTACATCGCGCTCTACGCGTACGTTCGTCCCGTCCACCTCTAGCTTCACAGCAGTCGATACATGGTTAATTCCCAGTTCTTCTGCCAGACGAGGACCGCCTTGGCCAGCCCCGGAGTCTACAGCCATTTGTCCACCAATGATGATATCGAAGCCAACCTTTTTCGCTACTGCCGCCAATACTTTGGCGACCGTGAATTCGTCTCCGAACAGAGACTCATCATCTACCAGAACAGCCTTGTCCGCGCCCATTGCCAAAGCAGTGCGCAGTGCACTTTCAGCACGGTCTGGGCCGATGCTGATCACGGTTACTTCGCCGCCGTGCTCTTCCTTGAGCTTGATTGCCTCTTCTACAGCGTACTCATCGTAGGGATTAATGATGAATTCAACGCCATCTTCAGAAATTTGTCCGTTTTGGATGACGATTTTTTCTTCTGTGTCAAACGTCTGTTTCAACACAACCACGATATTCATCAGGATGCCTCCTCCTTAGTGGTACCTCATACTTGTGAAGCTATATGCTTAACTACCGATCTGCGAATTGCGGCTTGCGCTTTTCGAGAAATGCAGTCACGCCTTCTTTTACGTCCTCCGTCGCGAAAGCATCGCCAAAGAGCTTTGCTTCTTGCTCCAAGCCTTGTGACAACGAAAGCTCCGTTGTGTTATGGATGGATGCTAGGGCAAACTTCATGGTAATCGCGCTCTTACTTGCGAAAACTGTCGCCAGCTTTTGCGCTTCTGCAAGCAACTGCTCTACAGGATAAACCGCT
The window above is part of the Brevibacillus antibioticus genome. Proteins encoded here:
- a CDS encoding electron transfer flavoprotein subunit beta/FixA family protein; the protein is MNIVVVLKQTFDTEEKIVIQNGQISEDGVEFIINPYDEYAVEEAIKLKEEHGGEVTVISIGPDRAESALRTALAMGADKAVLVDDESLFGDEFTVAKVLAAVAKKVGFDIIIGGQMAVDSGAGQGGPRLAEELGINHVSTAVKLEVDGTNVRVERDVEGDLEVVETSLPVLITAQQGLNEPRYPSLPGIMKAKKKPLDRLGADDLGITADEAKAKTEIVDQTLPPKKQAGRILSGELAAQTSELVQLLRNEAKVI
- the trxA gene encoding thioredoxin codes for the protein MAIVNATDQNFSQEVEQGGTVLVDFWAPWCGPCKMIAPVLEQIDGEVGSQLKIVKVNVDDNPDSAGRFGVMSIPTLIVFKDGQPVDKVIGFQPKEALMATVGKHL
- a CDS encoding electron transfer flavoprotein subunit alpha/FixB family protein, producing MKKVLVLAEVRDGQLRNVSLEALTAAQALAEGGEIVAGVFGVDAATHAVTLGQHGASTVYTANHTALAQYTPDAYVQALTQLIELASPDAVVLGHTAIGRDIAPRVAARLGYGLVSDVTSVEAGPVFVRPIYAGKATQTRKFVDGTTFITIRPNNIAISAADSSKTAVVVPVELEIKDLRTIVKEVVRKTSGKVDLSEAKVVISGGRGVKSAEGFQPLNDLAEVLGAAVGASRGACDADYCDYSMQIGQTGKVVTPDLYIACGISGAIQHLAGMSSSKVIVAINKDPEAPIFQVADYGIVGDLFEVLPLLTAEFKKVLV